From the genome of Terriglobia bacterium:
AGGAGCGCTGCAAGCTGGAGACGGTCAAGGAGAACATCAGCGCCCGGGTCATGGACCTGCTGACGCCGCTCGGCAAAGGCCAGCGCGGCCTGATCGTTTCGCCGCCGCGCACCGGCAAGACTATGCTGTTGCAGAACATCGCCAACAGCATCACCACGAACCATCCCGAGGTCGTGCTCATCGTCCTGCTGATCGACGAGCGCCCGGAAGAAGTGACCGACATGCAGCGCTCGGTCAAAGGCGAGGTCATCAGCTCCACCTTCGACGAGCCCGCCGCGCGCCACGTGCAGGTCGCCGAAATGGTGATCGAGAAGGCCAAGCGCCTGGTCGAGCACAAACGCGACGTCGTCATCCTGCTGGATTCGATCACGCGTCTGGCGCGGGCTTACAACACCATCGTTCCGCCCTCGGGCAAGGTGCTGAGCGGCGGCGTGGATTCCAACGCGCTGCAGCGCCCGAAGCGCTTCTTCGGCGCCGCCCGCAACATCGAAGAGGGCGGCTCGCTCACCATCATCGCCACCGCGCTGGTGGATACCGGCTCGCGCATGGACGACGTGATCTTTGAGGAGTTCAAGGGCACCGGCAACTGCGAAATCATTCTCGACCGCAAGCTGGTGGACAAGCGCGTCTTCCCGGCGATCGATATCCAGCGCTCCGGCACGCGCAAGGAAGAACTGCTG
Proteins encoded in this window:
- the rho gene encoding transcription termination factor Rho codes for the protein MTIAELKEKNITELTRIARTLDLPGASGLRKQDLIFKILQAQSEKEGHIFAEGVLEILPDGYGFLRSPDYNYLPGPDDIYVSPSQIRKFDLKTGDTISGQVRPPHEGEKYFALVKIEAVNFESPEEARNKILFDNLTPLYPQERCKLETVKENISARVMDLLTPLGKGQRGLIVSPPRTGKTMLLQNIANSITTNHPEVVLIVLLIDERPEEVTDMQRSVKGEVISSTFDEPAARHVQVAEMVIEKAKRLVEHKRDVVILLDSITRLARAYNTIVPPSGKVLSGGVDSNALQRPKRFFGAARNIEEGGSLTIIATALVDTGSRMDDVIFEEFKGTGNCEIILDRKLVDKRVFPAIDIQRSGTRKEELLIPKDDLARIWVLRKVLNPLSPVEAMELLIDKLSKTQNNGIFLSNMSSL